From the Pseudomonadales bacterium genome, one window contains:
- a CDS encoding IS66 family insertion sequence element accessory protein TnpB, with protein MSGAHRHALLVRWVVGAGEATPGEDPLGGSQWFAFLNRRATQIKVLGFEAGGYWIWSKRLERGHFARLMTRDGRVKRALCATEFLALLEGVDVEIKRQRKRYRTAA; from the coding sequence GTGTCTGGAGCCCACCGACATGCGCTGCTCGTTCGATGGGTTGTCGGCGCGGGTGAAGCAACACCGGGAGAAGACCCACTGGGTGGCAGCCAATGGTTCGCGTTTCTCAACCGTCGCGCCACGCAGATCAAGGTGCTCGGCTTCGAGGCGGGCGGCTACTGGATCTGGTCGAAACGACTCGAGCGCGGACACTTTGCACGCCTGATGACACGTGATGGACGCGTGAAACGCGCGCTGTGCGCCACCGAGTTTCTGGCGCTGCTCGAAGGCGTCGACGTCGAGATAAAAAGGCAGCGAAAACGCTACCGAACAGCGGCATGA
- a CDS encoding HigA family addiction module antidote protein, with protein sequence MSKLDPITPGKLLLEEFLAPMGISQYRLAKEVDVPAQRISEIVSGKRAITADTDLRLCRFFGLSSGYWLRAQAAHDTEVAERELGPVLKRIKPWAANATEQHGAADASSRRR encoded by the coding sequence ATGAGCAAGCTCGATCCCATTACTCCCGGCAAACTTCTCTTGGAGGAGTTCCTAGCGCCTATGGGGATCAGCCAGTACCGCCTGGCGAAGGAAGTCGATGTGCCGGCGCAGCGCATCAGCGAAATCGTTTCTGGCAAGCGCGCCATTACTGCGGATACGGACTTGCGGCTGTGCCGTTTCTTCGGTCTTTCCAGCGGCTACTGGTTGCGTGCGCAGGCCGCGCACGATACGGAGGTTGCCGAGAGGGAACTCGGCCCGGTTCTGAAGCGGATCAAACCATGGGCAGCAAATGCGACCGAACAACACGGCGCAGCGGACGCCTCTTCGAGGCGCCGCTGA
- a CDS encoding IS66 family transposase: MKQQLDWFKRQLFGQKSEKQLSIDPAVQGNLLDALGVLEPPQKSPPPPEQSITYTRRRKVRDAAVNDSGLRFGPDVTRDVVTIVDPAIAGVPEERRVLVSERVSYRLAQRPGSYGIIEYHYQTWKLVEEQRIVSTPAPASVLERCVADVSLLAGMLVDKFCYHLPLYRQHQRIAQCGIQLSRTSLSNWSGRAIDLLRPIAAAQHAHILSGSVVAMDETPIKAGREKQGKMRQAYLWPIYGEDDEIVFHYAPTRAHHHVEKILGPDFRGTLLSDGYAAYSAYAARKGGVTHASCWAHCRRGFEQAQDAEPQAAAEALAMIAALYRHEQIIREQNLDREHQLAYRTQHSEPIVDRFWHWCDDQCHRMDLLPSNPLAKAIQYAKARVTSLRVFLSDPDVPIDTNHLERSLRAVPMGRRNWLFCWTEVGAERVAVIQSLLVSCRLQGVDPYTYLVDVLQRISEHPASRAVELTPREWKARFAHDPMKSILAYGKI; this comes from the coding sequence CTGAAGCAGCAGCTCGACTGGTTCAAGCGTCAGCTCTTCGGGCAGAAGAGCGAGAAGCAGCTGAGCATCGATCCTGCCGTGCAGGGCAACCTGCTCGATGCACTCGGCGTGCTTGAACCTCCGCAGAAGTCCCCACCGCCTCCCGAGCAGTCGATTACCTACACGCGCCGGCGCAAGGTGCGCGATGCGGCGGTGAACGACTCGGGACTGCGCTTTGGTCCGGATGTCACCCGCGACGTGGTCACCATCGTCGATCCGGCGATTGCTGGCGTACCCGAGGAGCGGCGCGTGCTGGTCTCCGAGCGCGTCAGCTACCGCCTGGCGCAACGCCCGGGTAGCTACGGGATCATCGAGTACCACTACCAGACCTGGAAGCTGGTCGAAGAGCAGCGCATCGTCAGCACCCCGGCACCGGCAAGCGTGCTCGAGCGCTGCGTGGCCGATGTGAGCCTGCTGGCCGGAATGCTCGTCGACAAGTTCTGCTACCACCTGCCGCTGTATCGCCAGCACCAGCGGATCGCCCAGTGCGGCATCCAGCTGAGCCGCACCAGCCTCAGCAACTGGAGCGGACGGGCCATCGATCTGCTGCGCCCCATCGCAGCGGCCCAGCACGCCCACATCCTCAGTGGATCGGTGGTGGCGATGGACGAGACCCCGATCAAGGCGGGACGCGAGAAGCAGGGCAAGATGCGCCAGGCCTACCTCTGGCCGATCTACGGCGAGGACGACGAGATCGTCTTCCACTACGCCCCGACCCGGGCGCACCACCATGTCGAGAAGATCCTGGGTCCGGACTTCCGGGGAACGCTGCTCTCGGACGGCTACGCTGCCTACAGCGCCTATGCGGCACGCAAGGGTGGCGTCACCCACGCGAGTTGCTGGGCGCATTGCCGCCGAGGCTTTGAGCAGGCACAGGATGCCGAACCCCAGGCGGCGGCCGAAGCGCTGGCGATGATCGCCGCGCTGTACCGGCACGAGCAGATCATCCGGGAACAGAACCTGGACCGGGAACACCAGCTCGCTTACCGAACACAGCACAGCGAGCCGATCGTCGACCGCTTCTGGCACTGGTGTGACGACCAGTGCCACCGCATGGATCTGTTGCCGAGTAACCCGCTCGCCAAGGCGATCCAGTACGCAAAAGCGCGTGTGACGAGTCTGCGGGTGTTCTTGTCGGATCCGGATGTGCCGATCGACACCAATCACCTGGAGCGCAGCCTGCGGGCGGTTCCAATGGGACGGCGCAATTGGCTCTTCTGTTGGACCGAGGTCGGTGCCGAGCGGGTAGCGGTTATCCAGAGCCTGCTGGTGAGTTGCCGCCTACAGGGCGTTGACCCCTACACCTACCTGGTCGATGTACTGCAGCGCATCAGCGAACATCCGGCGAGTCGGGCGGTCGAGCTCACGCCACGCGAGTGGAAGGCACGCTTCGCCCACGATCCCATGAAATCCATACTCGCCTACGGAAAGATATAA
- a CDS encoding PIN domain-containing protein, whose amino-acid sequence MIVVDSNIIAYLYLPSDLSAEAEQLLAKEPHWAAPALWRSELRNVLALYIRKELLSFEHAYSIQTEAETLLADS is encoded by the coding sequence GTGATCGTTGTTGATAGCAACATCATTGCCTACCTCTACCTGCCCTCAGACCTCAGCGCCGAGGCAGAGCAGCTGCTGGCAAAGGAACCTCATTGGGCCGCCCCCGCACTTTGGCGCAGCGAGCTGCGCAATGTGCTTGCGCTATATATAAGAAAGGAGCTGCTTTCCTTCGAGCACGCCTATTCCATTCAAACTGAAGCCGAGACTCTGCTCGCAGATTCGTAA
- a CDS encoding site-specific integrase gives MDSSEQTRFDALYAKHLRALKLQGKAAKTIDGYARVLRRVAAHFDRCPDRLDAEDFKSYFASLIDERSWSLVKIERCGLQFFYEHVLEREWPWVGMLKPPVVHALPDVLSVDEVAQIIRASRERRYRTFWLTTYSLGLRLGEALRLRIGDIDSARAQVHIRSGKGHKDRFVVLPALTLQCLRRYWRDHRHHELLFPGRAGPQGIPAATFMDRGSTQKAFARVVADCGIRKRVSIHSLRHAYATHLIEVGLNLRGVQELLGHACPKTTARYVHMTDKCRDDRRVLIDGLMGELHQRLREARS, from the coding sequence ATGGATTCATCGGAGCAAACCCGTTTTGACGCACTGTACGCGAAGCATCTTAGAGCACTGAAGCTTCAAGGCAAGGCAGCGAAGACGATCGATGGTTACGCACGAGTGCTGCGCCGGGTAGCCGCACACTTCGATCGCTGTCCGGATCGACTGGACGCGGAAGACTTCAAGTCCTACTTCGCCTCGCTGATCGACGAGCGATCGTGGAGCCTGGTGAAGATCGAACGCTGCGGACTGCAGTTCTTCTACGAACACGTCCTGGAGCGGGAGTGGCCGTGGGTGGGCATGCTCAAGCCGCCGGTGGTGCACGCGCTGCCCGATGTGCTCAGCGTCGACGAGGTCGCACAGATCATCCGGGCGAGTCGCGAGCGGCGCTACCGGACGTTCTGGCTGACGACCTACAGCCTGGGCCTGCGTCTGGGCGAAGCGCTGCGGTTGCGGATCGGTGATATCGACAGCGCCCGTGCCCAGGTCCATATCCGCAGCGGCAAGGGGCACAAGGACCGCTTCGTGGTGCTGCCGGCACTGACCCTGCAGTGCCTGCGCCGCTACTGGCGTGATCATCGCCACCATGAGCTGTTGTTTCCAGGGCGTGCTGGACCGCAGGGTATTCCGGCTGCCACCTTCATGGATCGCGGCAGCACCCAGAAGGCGTTTGCCCGTGTCGTGGCCGACTGCGGCATCCGCAAGCGGGTGTCGATCCACAGTCTTCGCCATGCCTACGCCACCCACCTCATCGAAGTCGGCCTGAATCTGCGCGGTGTGCAGGAACTGCTCGGTCATGCCTGCCCGAAAACCACGGCGCGCTATGTGCACATGACGGACAAGTGCCGTGATGATCGCCGCGTGCTGATCGACGGCTTGATGGGCGAGTTGCACCAGCGTCTGCGGGAGGCTCGGTCATGA
- a CDS encoding AbrB/MazE/SpoVT family DNA-binding domain-containing protein — METTKLSSKGQVIIPKAFRSTHHWEPGLELMVIDTGDGLLLKPKATFAPSDLSEVFGMFKDKVSPKTDEEIAAALAHDMRSKWRDGN; from the coding sequence ATGGAAACCACTAAACTCTCCAGCAAAGGCCAAGTGATCATACCCAAGGCCTTCCGGAGCACCCATCACTGGGAGCCCGGCCTTGAACTCATGGTGATAGACACCGGGGACGGCCTCCTGCTTAAGCCCAAGGCCACTTTTGCCCCCTCGGACCTCTCCGAGGTCTTTGGCATGTTCAAAGATAAGGTATCCCCGAAGACGGACGAGGAAATTGCGGCAGCATTGGCTCACGACATGCGGAGTAAGTGGCGTGATGGCAATTGA
- a CDS encoding type II toxin-antitoxin system RelE/ParE family toxin, whose product MTSRLQTIRKRDQLAIDYRGHAQVTDDLRVPPGNRLEALRGRRSGQYSIRINDQWRVCFRWADSGVEDVEIVDYH is encoded by the coding sequence ATCACATCACGGCTGCAGACCATCAGAAAGCGTGATCAGCTCGCCATCGATTACCGTGGTCATGCTCAGGTTACGGACGACTTGCGGGTTCCTCCGGGTAATCGGCTCGAAGCGCTGAGGGGCAGAAGATCTGGCCAGTACAGCATTCGTATCAACGATCAATGGCGCGTCTGTTTTCGTTGGGCCGACTCAGGTGTCGAAGACGTCGAGATCGTGGATTACCACTGA
- a CDS encoding CcdB family protein, whose translation MTQFSVHKNANPDTKSTVPYLLNVQSDLIEDLATRVVAPLYSVAAMKGKILETLTPVFEIEGKQYVMVTPQLAGVPKKMLGAKAIDLSSKRDEIIAALDLLITGI comes from the coding sequence ATGACGCAATTTTCCGTTCACAAGAACGCCAACCCTGACACCAAGAGCACCGTTCCTTATCTGCTCAACGTTCAAAGCGATCTGATTGAAGATCTGGCCACGCGAGTTGTGGCGCCCCTCTACTCAGTAGCTGCGATGAAAGGAAAGATCCTCGAAACGTTGACTCCAGTCTTTGAGATTGAAGGTAAGCAGTACGTCATGGTGACGCCGCAACTGGCCGGCGTTCCGAAGAAGATGCTTGGAGCGAAGGCGATCGATCTTTCTTCGAAGCGTGACGAAATTATTGCTGCTCTCGACTTGCTCATTACCGGTATTTGA
- a CDS encoding type II toxin-antitoxin system VapC family toxin, whose protein sequence is MMAIDTNVLVRLLVSDNAIQSKASHKLFASEDIFIPDTVLLETEWVLRAAFDLTPADICTAFRRVCGLQNVTVSDGTLIAQVIAWHEVGFDFADAFHLALSKDQDTLKTFDANFIKNTKKHTERRVERP, encoded by the coding sequence GTGATGGCAATTGATACCAATGTACTGGTACGGCTGCTGGTCAGCGACAACGCGATCCAGAGCAAAGCCAGCCACAAACTCTTCGCTTCCGAAGACATCTTCATTCCGGACACCGTGCTGCTGGAAACCGAGTGGGTATTACGCGCCGCCTTCGACTTAACCCCAGCAGACATATGCACCGCATTCCGGCGCGTATGTGGCCTACAAAACGTGACAGTTAGCGACGGCACGCTCATTGCCCAGGTCATTGCCTGGCACGAGGTGGGATTCGACTTTGCCGATGCGTTTCATCTTGCACTAAGCAAGGATCAGGACACGCTCAAGACCTTCGACGCCAACTTCATCAAGAATACCAAGAAGCATACGGAACGACGCGTAGAGCGGCCCTAA
- a CDS encoding response regulator: MNETATPIRILVVDDHTLFRRGLTALLAREPGFLVIGDEADVSHALLRAAEQQPDLVLLDNHLPGVRGVDALPALREAAPAARILMLTVSEDEQDLLDALRGGACGYLLKTIDGDVLGDAIRRAMAGESVIATEMTTKLVSAVRQTDTVLQQNPAPTSPLDALSARERDILRGIARGDSNKVIARELGIAETTVKIHVQHVLRKLDVASRVQAAVIATEHGLQ, translated from the coding sequence ATGAACGAGACGGCTACGCCGATCCGCATCCTCGTGGTCGATGACCACACCTTGTTCCGCCGTGGACTCACTGCGCTGCTCGCGCGTGAACCCGGGTTCCTCGTGATCGGCGACGAGGCGGACGTGAGTCATGCACTGCTGCGCGCAGCCGAGCAGCAGCCGGACCTGGTGCTGCTCGACAATCACCTGCCCGGAGTGCGCGGGGTCGACGCACTGCCCGCTCTGCGCGAGGCGGCGCCCGCCGCGAGGATCCTGATGCTCACCGTCAGCGAGGACGAGCAGGACCTGCTGGATGCGCTGCGCGGTGGTGCCTGTGGTTATCTGCTGAAGACGATCGATGGTGACGTACTCGGCGATGCGATACGGCGTGCGATGGCGGGCGAGAGTGTGATCGCCACGGAGATGACCACCAAGCTGGTGTCGGCAGTGCGTCAAACGGACACGGTGTTGCAGCAAAATCCGGCGCCGACCTCGCCGCTCGATGCGCTGTCCGCGCGCGAGCGCGATATCCTGCGAGGCATTGCTCGAGGCGACAGCAACAAGGTCATTGCACGCGAGCTGGGCATTGCCGAAACGACGGTGAAGATCCACGTCCAGCACGTGCTGCGCAAGCTCGACGTCGCGTCGCGGGTACAGGCGGCCGTGATTGCCACCGAGCACGGATTACAGTGA
- a CDS encoding type II toxin-antitoxin system CcdA family antitoxin, protein MVPTYDTHAPKRPANLSVNGDLLTKAKELDINLSATLEQALANALREKQKAKWLADNKASIDAYNDHVEKHGVFSDGLRNF, encoded by the coding sequence ATGGTGCCGACCTACGATACCCATGCCCCCAAGCGACCTGCAAATCTCAGCGTTAACGGGGACTTGCTCACCAAAGCCAAGGAATTGGACATAAACCTGTCCGCCACCCTGGAGCAGGCTCTGGCCAATGCCCTGCGGGAGAAACAGAAGGCCAAATGGCTAGCCGACAATAAGGCCTCGATTGACGCCTATAACGACCACGTAGAGAAGCACGGCGTATTCAGCGACGGACTGCGGAACTTCTGA
- a CDS encoding Arc family DNA-binding protein: MGATITLKNIPDEIYDSLKQAADAHHRSINSEAIACLERVLLPSKASNEEHMARARQIRESLKGKKFKAADILEAIDEGRP, translated from the coding sequence ATGGGTGCAACCATTACCCTCAAGAACATACCCGATGAGATCTACGACAGCCTCAAGCAGGCTGCCGATGCCCACCACCGGAGCATTAACAGCGAAGCCATAGCCTGCCTGGAGCGGGTCTTGCTGCCTTCCAAGGCCAGCAATGAGGAGCATATGGCCCGCGCTCGGCAGATTCGGGAGAGCCTCAAGGGCAAGAAGTTCAAAGCGGCCGATATTCTCGAGGCCATAGATGAAGGCCGCCCGTGA
- a CDS encoding transposase: MRLAEVFDAGHAALMARYGARLHPRQHQAMAAIRGCRSGELGELHWRCPDCSARHHTPRSCGHRSCPACQNHCTSQWLDRQRRKLLPVDYFMVTFTLPAPLRAAAQAYPETVYAALFRAASQTLNGFATRKLKAELGQCAVLHTHNRRLDLHPHVHVIVPGGAIDARRRQWRKLSGRYLFNAFALARVFRARMLQALQLAGVPIPVGLPPKWVVDCRRVGRGEPALQYLSRYLYRGVIRERDLLDYDRLAGTVTFRYRDAKTRQPAQRTLPIAEFLWRVLAHVLPTGFRRVREYGFLHCRARRRLVLVQLVLHVLVQAATLRPRPPLCCMRCHTPMIVVAVTKRRRPDG, translated from the coding sequence CTGCGTCTGGCCGAGGTGTTCGACGCCGGACACGCCGCCCTGATGGCGCGCTACGGAGCGCGCCTGCACCCCCGACAACACCAGGCGATGGCCGCCATCCGGGGCTGCCGAAGCGGTGAGCTCGGTGAACTGCACTGGCGCTGTCCCGACTGCAGTGCACGACACCACACGCCCCGCTCCTGTGGTCATCGCAGCTGCCCGGCCTGCCAGAACCACTGCACCTCGCAGTGGCTCGATCGGCAACGCCGTAAGCTCCTGCCCGTGGACTACTTCATGGTGACCTTTACCTTGCCGGCACCCTTGCGTGCCGCCGCGCAGGCGTACCCCGAAACCGTCTATGCCGCCTTGTTTCGCGCCGCCTCGCAGACCCTCAACGGTTTCGCGACGCGAAAGCTCAAGGCGGAACTCGGCCAATGCGCGGTACTGCACACCCACAACCGTCGTCTCGATCTGCACCCGCACGTGCACGTCATCGTGCCCGGAGGCGCAATCGATGCGCGGCGCCGGCAGTGGCGAAAACTCTCCGGGCGTTACCTCTTCAACGCCTTTGCCCTGGCCCGGGTGTTCCGCGCCCGTATGCTGCAGGCCCTGCAGCTCGCCGGCGTGCCGATCCCTGTCGGCCTGCCGCCGAAATGGGTGGTCGACTGTCGCCGTGTCGGTCGTGGCGAGCCGGCATTGCAGTACCTCTCGCGCTACCTCTATCGGGGTGTCATCCGCGAGCGCGACCTCCTCGACTACGACCGCCTCGCCGGCACCGTCACCTTCCGCTACCGTGACGCCAAGACCCGCCAGCCCGCACAGCGCACCCTGCCCATCGCCGAGTTCCTGTGGCGCGTGCTCGCCCACGTCCTGCCGACCGGATTCCGTCGTGTGCGCGAGTACGGATTCCTGCACTGCCGAGCCAGGCGACGCCTCGTTCTCGTGCAACTCGTCTTGCATGTGCTGGTCCAGGCGGCAACGTTGCGACCACGCCCACCGCTGTGTTGCATGCGCTGCCATACCCCGATGATCGTCGTCGCCGTCACCAAACGCCGCAGACCCGACGGCTGA